The Arcobacter roscoffensis genome segment AATCCTAAAAATAGTGCTACAAGCATCATATATTTTATGTCTCCACCACCAAGTATCATTTGCCTATTTATAAGCATAAGAGTAATAAAAAAAAGAAGAACAACTAAAGATAAAACAATAGAACTTATATATATTTTCGATTCAAAAAAACCAAATATTAAAAGCATTATTGCCATTGTAAGTAAAATATTATTTGGTACTAAGTATTTTTTGTAGTCAGTATATGATAAAACTGTAGAAAATATATAAAAGATTATTGCAAACACATTTGTCTTTTCAAGTATTAAGCAAAAGGCTTAAGCCTTTTTACTTAAATACTACTCAGAAGTAGAACCAGTTACTTCAGTAATTTTATTAGTTGCTGCTGTTTCAACTTTTGTTTTTTCACCATCTACCCAAGTATTTAGACCAACTACTGCTCCAACACCAACAATTACTAATAATAAAGTTACAAGAATTTTATCCATTGCACCTTTTTCACTTTTTAATCTTCTTTTTAAAAAATCTAACATTTTGTTCTCCTTGCTTTGATAAGTATTAAAGTTATTTTTAAAGGTAGTCAGTATTGCAATTTTTATTAAATAATAAATAAGAATGCAACCCGGCTATCTCAATCAAGACCCGTGGCTTTCCGTCCTTACCTCACGATAAGTTTGGCTATCACTAATATGTCGTTATTGTAATTGTTACACATATACTCTTAACTATTACTTAAATGTATCATAAAAGTATTATTTACATGTATTTAAATAATTTTTATAACTTTGTTATTTATTATCATTGTAATTATTGTATCTTAGTTATATAAATTGTTTGATTTCTGCTTAAAGCCTCTACAAACTCTTTTTAGATATAATCCCTTTTATATACAAGAATAAGGAAAACTATGACTGTAGATGATAAACTAATTGAGAAATTATCAAGACTTTCTAGTTTAGAGATTGATGAGTCAAGAAAAGAGAACTTAAAATCTGAACTAGCTGATATTATCAACTTCGTTGAAAATTTAAATGAGATTGATGTATCAAAAATTGAAGCTACATTTAGCACTGTTGAAGGTGGAACACCTTTAAGAGAAGATGAGGCTAAACAAGATTTAGAGTTATCAAATCATATTTTAAAAAATGCTCCTGAGTCAGAAGATGGATACTTTAAAGTTCCAAAGATTATTGAGTAATAAATAAAAGGAAAACAATGTTTAAGGTTTACGGAATTAAAACCTGAAACTCTGTTAGAAAAGCCTTAAGGTTTTTTAAGGACAACAATATAGAAGTAGAATTCTTTGATACTAAAAAAGAAACACCTACTTCAACTTCTATCGAGTTTTGGATTGAAAAAGCGGGTATTGATTTAGTTTTCAATAGTAGAGGAACTAAATATAGAAGTTTAAAGTTAAAAGAGCTTAATCTTGACGAGCAAGGTAAGTTTGAGTGGTTATGTAAAGAGCCAATGCTTTTAAAAAGACCTATAGTTGAACTAAGCAATGATGTAGTTATTGGTTTCAATGAGGATGATTATAAAGCTAAATTTTTATAATAAAAAAAAGGGAAAGATTTAAAATCTTTCCCTTTTTTTATGTACTGTAAAAAGATATAAATTAAACTATTATATCTTTTCTTGCTTCTTTTAAAGTATCAGCAATCATAAATGCTAACTCTAAAGCTTGGTCAGCATTTAATCTTGGATCACATTGAGTATGGTATCTACTTGCTAATCCTTCTTTTGTAATAGCAGAACTTGCACTACCTGTACATTCAGTTACATCTTGTCCTGTCATTTCTAAGTGAATACCACCTGCATATGTTCCCTCTGCTCTATGAATTTGGAAGAATTTTCGCACTTCACTTAAAATAGCTTCAAAATCTCTTGTTTTGTAGCCATTATCAGTTTTGATAGTATTTCCATGCATTGGATCAGATGACCATAATACATTTTTCCCTTCTTTTTTAACTCTTGCTAATAATTTAGGGAAGTGATCTTCAATTTTATTTGCACCCATTCTAACAATAAGATTTAATCTTCCTGCTTCATTTTCTGGGTTTAATTTGTCAATTAATTGAATTAATTCATCTTCTCTCATAGAAGGTCCAACTTTACAAGCAATCGGGTTTTTTATACCTCTAAAATACTCAATATGAGCATCTTTTAAATCTCTTGTTCTATCCCCTATCCATAACATATGAGCAGCACAGTTAAACCAATCACCAGTGATTGAATCTTTTCTTGTAAGTGCTTCTTCATAGTTAAGTAAAAGTGCTTCATGTGAAGTAAACAGTGATGTTTCACTTAATTGAGCAGTATTTTCACTTGTGATACCACATGACTTCATAAAATTAAGTGCTTCTGAAATTCTATTTGATACATTTTGGTATCTTTCATCTAGTTCATGGTCTTTTAAGAAACCTAAATTCCATAATTGAACTTGATTTAAATCAGCCATACCACCTCTTGAAAATGCTCTTAAAAGGTTCATAGTTGCAGCACTTTGATTGTAAGCTTTTAATAATTTCTTAGCTTTTGGATTTCTAGCTTTTTCTGTAAAAGCCATATCATTTACAATATCACCTCTATATGAAGGTAAAGAAATACCATTAATCTCTTCAAAGTCTGAACTTCTTGGTTTTGCAAACTGACCAGCAACTCTTCCAACTTTTACTACTGGACATCCACCAGAGAAAGTTAAAACTACTGCCATTTGCATCATAACTTTAAATAAATCTTTAATGTTATTTGCATCAAATGAAGCAAATGATTCAGCACAATCTCCCCCTTGTAAAAGAAAAGCCTTTCCATTTACAACATCTGCTAACTTACTTTTTAGACTTAGTGCTTCACCTGCAAAAATTAAAGGTGGATATGAAGCTAGTTCATTCTCTACTTTTTTTAATTTTTCTAAATCATTATATGTTGGTTGTTGTTTGATTGGAAAATCTCTCCAACTACTTGGATTCCAAGTTTTCATTTCTTTGCCTTTTTTGTTAATTTAATAATAAGTGATTTTATCCAAAGTATACTTAATAAAAAAATTTGATTTTGTTACTAAATTGTAACTATATAGGGGCTTATGTAAGCTTTGGCATATTAGAGTTTCTAATATGCCTAAAATTTATGCTACTAATTTTGAAAGTAATTCTTTAAAAGATACCTTAAAAGCATCAAGTCCTTCTGTTAAAAGTTTTTCATAGATGTCTTTCATATTAACACCTTTTTCTTCTAATAATTGGAAGTACTCATCGCACTGTTTTTCTGTCATAATATCAGACTCTTCTTTTGAACCAACCTGCACCCAATCTTCAATAGTTGCTAAAGGAGCAGTATTCACTGAGTTTGGATAGATTAAATTATCAACATAATAAGAAGGCTCTAAATCGTCACCTTTTACACCAGTACTTGCAAAAAGTGTTCTTATGTTTTTGTTTTCAAACTTATTTACTTCATGGTAACACTTTGTTGCATTTACAATTCCAAGTTTTGAAGCTTCTAAACCTTTTGAAATGAAATCACTGTCACATAATCTATCAAATCTTGAAACAAATACAGAAATTACAGCTTTTATATCTTTATTTGATTCTTTAATTCCCTCATCTAAAGCTTGAGCACATTTAATAGCTTGATCAACTGAGAAAATAAGTGTTGCATTTACATGAATACCTCTTGATGTTAACTCTCTCATTGCAATATACCCAGCTTGTGTAGCAGGAACTTTAATCATTACATTATCAGCACCAATAGAATTATGTAATCTAATACCTTCTTCTATTGTACCATGTGCATCATCACAAAGTGTTGGGTCAACTTCAATAGAGATAAACCCATCATCTGCATCATTTTTATGTAATTCATCAAGTAAACAAGCAGCTCTTTTAATATCAGTTAAAGCTAACTCTTCATAAATTGTTTTAGCATTGTTTGCTTGTAACATATCAAGTTGTTGTTTATATGCAACCGAGTTAGTGATAGATGATGCAAAAATTGCAGGATTTGAAGTAGCCCCTTGGATCACTTCATCTTTAATAATCTCTTGAAATCTATTTTCTAAGAAATCTCTTTCAATAAAATCACACCATAAAGAGTAGTTAATTTCTTCTTTTAAACTCATGTTTGTTTCCCTTATAAATTATCTAAGATTTTTGTTAAGTCTTTTGTGTCGACTATAATATTAGCTTCTTTCTTTAATACTTCTTTAGCACAAAAAGCAACTCTAGTATCAGCATGAGCGAACATTGATAAGTCATTTGCACCATCACCACACACTAAAGTATCAGCTTTTGAAACACCTAAAATATTTTGTAATCTTTGAATCATATCACCTTTTGAATATCCAAACATCATATCTCCACCAACAAGTCCAGTTAAGATACCATCTCTTTCATGTAATACATTTGAGAAATCAGCATCAAGTCCTAGCTTATCTTTTGCAGGAGATGTTCCTATTCTAAATCCACCTGAAAAACATACTACTTTATATCCCATCTTTTTAAGTTCAGGAATAATCTCATATGCCCCTGGCATTAAAGGTAAATCTTTACAAATCTCAACAGCTTTAGCATACTCTAAACCTTCAAGTAAAGATACTCTTTCAATTAAAGATTCAAAAAAGTCTAACTCTCCAGCCATTGCTTTTTCAGTAATTCCTGCAACTTTTTCCTCTAATCCTAAAGGCTTTGCAAGAAAGTCAATAGTTTCTCCATCCATAAGTGTTGAATCAAAATCAAATACAGCTAATTTCATTAATTTTCCCTAGTTTTATTCTTTAAAGGTTATAATAATATCTAAAATTAACTAAAGGAAACTGATTGAAATTAGCTTGCATTGATATAGGACTTAAAAGAATAGGAGTTGCAATTTGTGTTGGCTCAGATATTGTTACGCCACAAGAAGCAATATTGCGAAAAAATAGAAATCAAGCCTCAAATGATGTAAATGCTTTTTTAAAAGAGTGGGAAATAGAAAAATTAATAGTTGGATTTCCAAGTGCCAGTGAAGATATGCAAAAAAGAATAAACCACTTTGTTAAACTACTAGAACTTGATATACCTTATGAATTTCAAGAAGAAAACATGAGTTCAATAGAAGCCGAAGATATGATGAAAGGCCAAATTAAATACAAAAGAGATGGAAGAGTTGACTCCCTTGCTGCAAAAATTATACTAGAGAGATATTTAGCAAAGAACTAATACTAAATATCTCTAAAAAATTCAAGTTTAAACTCTACTTTTTAGTGTTGTGAACCACAGCAATTGCTAAGCCTTGGTCATGAGTAATAGATAAATAAGACTTTTTAATCTTATACTTTTTTCTTATTTCTTTTTTGTATTTTATTTTTGGAGCACCAAGCTTTGATTTTTTGATTTTAATATCATGAAAACCACACTCTTTACCAATACCAGTACCCAAAGCCTTTGAAGCAGCCTCTTTAGCAGCCCAAAAACCAGCAGCGCTTTCAGGTCTTTTTATAAGCGCAATTTCCTCATCATCTAAAAATCTTTCATAAGCCTTTCGCCCAAACTTCTCATGCATTCTTTTTATTCTATCAACAGAAGCTACATCTATACCTATCATTATTTTAACCTATATATTCAATTTAATAATTATAGCGTTGTTTCACATAAATTATATGTAAATTATTTTATACAATAATTAATTTTATTTTAGATAAAATAAAAATAATAAAATAATATAAGGAAACAAAACAATGTCAAAATTAAAAGTTGCTTTAATAACTACAGCTTTAATTACACTATTTAGTGGTTGTGCAACAGAAAGTTCACACTCTATAAAAGTACCAGAAAATAAAGTTGAAAGAGTATCATACAATGGTAAAAAGATGATGATTTCAATTGGTAGATTTGATAATAGATCTGCATACAACAATGGTATATTTTCAAATGGTAAAGATAGATTAGGGAATCAAGCACAAACAATATTAACTACAAGTTTGCAACAAAGTGGTCATTTCTTAGTTCTTGATAGAACAAACTTAAGTGTATTAAAACAAGAAAGTAACTTTTCAAAAGTAAATCAAAATATAAAAGGTGCTAAATATGTTATTACAGGGGATGTAGTAGAATTTGGTAGAAAAACTGTAGGTGATCACCAGTTTTTTGGAATACTAGGAAAAGGTAAAAAACAAGTGGCTTATGCAAAAGTTAATCTAAATGTTATTGATGTTAGTACTACTGCTGTAGTATATTCATCTCAAGGTGCAGGAGAATTTGCATTATCAAATAGAGAGATTATTGGATTTGGTGGAACAGCTGGTTATGATGCAACTTTAAATGACAAAGTTTTAAGTTTAGCAATTAATGAAGCAGTAAATAACTTAACAAAAAAAGTTCATTAAAAAGGTATTATAAGTGAAATATTTTATTAATACTTTTATACTAGGTAGTTTAGTAGTTTTACTAACTGCTTGTGGTAGTAATGCTAATCAAACTATTTATCATTGGGATAAAGCTTATATTGATTCTGTATATGAATCATTAAATGAAGAAGGTGATATAAATACACAAATCTCTAATTTAGAAAAAATAATACAAGATAGTTATACAAATAAGAAAAAAATTGCTCCTGGACTATATGCACAATTAGGACTTTTATACTCTAAAATTGGAAATAATTCTAAATCAATAATGAATTTAGATAAAGAAATGGAAATGTTCCCTGAATCAAAACAGTATATTAGTTTTTTAAAAAATAAAGGGGTAAAATAATGAAAAATATTTTTACTATTGTATTTTCAATTACTATGATGATTTTCTTATCAGGTTGTGCTAAAAATCAAGAGTTATATGATTATAGTTCTTTTACTAAAAATAAACCTAAGTCTATTTTAGTTGTATTACCAACAAATGAGTCTTTAGATATAAAAGGTAGTTCAGCTACACTAGCTAACTCAATTTTACCTTTAAGTGAAGCTGGTTATTATGTTTTTCCTCCTGTATTAGTAAATGAAACATTTAAACACAATGGAGTATATGAAGCAAAAGAAATTAGAAATGTTTCTTTAGAAAAATTAAAAGAGATTTTTGGAGCAGACTCTGTACTTTATATAAATGTTAAAAAATACGGTAATAACTACGCAGTTTTAGCAAGTAAAACTGAAATTGAATTAGAAGCTAAACTAGTAGATTTACATAGTGGCAAAACACTTTGGAATAAAGAAACTAAATTTATCAAATCTTCTGGTGATAGTGGTGGAGGATTAATCGGAATGTTAGTTACTGCTGTAGTTACTCAAATTGTAAATGAATCAACTGATCAAGCATATGAAGCATCAATGATTGCAAATAATATCTTATTTAGAACAAATTGCAATGATTGTATTTTATATGGAAGCTACTCACCAAACTTTAATAAAGACCTACAGCTAAAATAGCTTAAAATAACATCAACTTAAAATTATTAAGAGAGGAATTAAAATAAAACTCTCTTAATAACTAATACTTAATATCTTTTATCTTTTTTAATTATCTCAAAATCATTTTTATTGAAAATTCTATAATAATATTGAATTTTCAATATTATTAGTATAAAATACATCAAAAGGAACTAAAATGAAAGAGATATTAAGAGAGATAGGAATGATTTCTAGATGTTTAGCCACTATTAGCGATATTGAGTTTAAAGACATACAACTGGGAAAAAATCAATACTTATACTTAGTAAGAGTTTATGAGAACCCAGGAATTATTCAAGAAAAACTCTCCCAACTACTAAAAGTAGATAGAACAACTACAGCTAAGGCTGTTAAAAAACTAATAGAGCAAGGCTACCTTGAAAAGGTGCAAACACAAGACAATAAAAAAGAATTTAAGCTATTTTGTACTCAAAAAGGCAAAGATATTTACTCTTTTTTAGAAAAAGAAGAAAACCATAGTTCTAAAATATCCTTAGTTGACTTTAATAAAGAAGAAGAAAAAGAGCTATTAAAAAAGCTTCACTCTATGAGAATACGTATTGAGAATGAGTGGCAAGAAATAAAAAAAGGGAAAAAAAGAGATTATTAAATGAAAATTGAAATAAAAAATTTTAACGAATTAACAAATACTGAGATTTATAATATTTTAAAAATTAGAGCAGAGGTTTTTGTTGTTGAACAAAATTGTCTTTACAACGATATTGATGATAAAGACTTAGAAGCTATTCATATGTTTATAAAAGAAGGCTCAAATATAGTTGCATATTTGCGAGTTTTAAAAAAGTGTGATGAGAAAATATCATTTGGTAGAGTTTTAGTAGAAAGAAACTCTAGAAAAAAAGGTTATGCAATTGAACTTATTTCAAAGGCTCTAAACCTAATAAATGAAAAATGGCCTGAAAAAAACATAATTATTGAAGCTCAATCATATCTAAAGAAATTTTACGAAAGTTTTAGTTTCAAAGCCATAAAAAGTGAGCATCTTGAAGATGGTATTCCTCATTATTGGATGGAAAAATCTTAAGATATTAAATCACAGATAAAAAATGCTAAAATATCTCAAAATAAAATGAAAAAGGTTAAGAATTAGATGCAAGTATTGGGGAAAAAGCTGTTATACCTTATCATCATGCTTTTTATAATTAGTTTGATTTCATTTATAGCTATAAATGCAGCGCCAAACTCTTTTTTTGCAAGTGGGCAGTTAAACCCTAATATTACAGAAGAGTCAATTGCTCAATTAAAAGCTATTTATGGTTTAGACAAGCCTTTATATGTACAGTATTTCTCTTGGCTTATTGCTATGGTTCAACTTGACTTTGGTATTTCCTTTGCTAGTGGTTCGCAAGTAAAAGATGAGATTTTAAGTCGAATTCCAATCACACTTATAATAAATGTGATTTCTATGGTATTTATCTTTTTCATCTCACTATATCTTGGAATAAAAGCAGCTTTAAATAAAAATAGTTTTTTTGATAGATTTACAGGACAGTTATCACTTCTTAGTTTTTCTATGCCTTCTTTTTATTTAGCCTTGCTTTTAGTTTTAATTTTTGCTATAAACTTCGAAGTTTTACCAATAGCAGGATTACACTCAGTACCAGATGATGGAAGTTTAGCCTACTATTTAGACTTTGCATGGCATTTAATACTTCCTATTTCTATTATAATTTTTAGTGGAATTGGAAGTTTGACTTTATATATTAGATCACTAACTATTGAGATTTTAAAGTCTGATTATATTTTCTTTGCAAAGGCTAGAGGTTTAAATAACAAACAAATATTAAGATACTATATCTTACCAAATCTATATCCACCAGTTATTACACTACTTGGATTATCACTTCCAGGAATCATTGGTGGTTCAGTAATACTTGAAACAATTTTTTCTATTGATGGAATGGGACTTTTATTTTTCCAAAGTGCTTTAGCTCATGACTATCCTGTTATTATGGGAATATTAATCATTGGAGCATTTTTAACACTACTTGGAAATATCCTAGCAGATTTATTCTTGCTAAAACTAAACCCAAACTATGATGGAAAATAAAAAATTTAATTAAGGAAACATAATTGAAAGTTTTAAAAACTATAGACGAGCTACAAGAAGTTAGAAAAAATATTAACTCAACAGTTGGCTTTGTTCCAACAATGGGAGCTTTACATGATGGACATATCTCTTTAATCAAAAAAGCAAGATGTGAAAATGAGATAGTTATAGTATCTATCTTTGTAAACCCTACACAATTTCTTCCAGGAGAGGATTTAGATGCATATCCAAGACGTGATGAAGCAGATAAAAAAATCTGTGAGATGTGCAAAGTTGATTATGTATTTATGCCTGAGATTTCTACTATGTATGGAAGTGAAGAGATTTTGATAAAAGCTCCAAATAAAAGCTATATGCTAGAAGGTAAAAGCAGACCAGGTCATTTTGATGGTGTTTTACAAGTTGTTTTAAAACTATTTGGCTTAGTTCAACCAACAAATGCTTATTTTGGAAAGAAAGATGCACAACAACTATCACTTATAGAACAAATGGTTAAAAACCTTTTCTTGCCTATAAATATAGTGCCATGTGATATTGTAAGAGAAAAAGATGGACTTGCTATGAGTTCAAGAAATGTATATCTTGATGAAACTCAAAGAAAAGACGCCTTGCTTATTTCAAAATCACTTTATAGTGCTGCTTCACTTATAGCAAAAGGTGAATTTGAAGTAAAAAAAATAAAAGAGAAAATCCATGAAGTTATGAAAGACTTAGATGTGGAATATGTAGCTATTGTAAATAAAGAGTTTGATGAGATAGAAACAATTGAACTAAAAAACACAGTAATTCTTGTAGTTGCAAGATTTGGGAATACAAGACTACTTGATAATATTTGGCTATAAAGCAGCAAAAAACAAATAAAAAAACCCTATTCTTTTTTCACAATTTTATTTAAATTTAAACTTTTACTAAATTTATGATAAAATTGCGAAAAAAGTAATAGGTAACAAATGAAATTTACAACTCAAAATCCTGATAAATCATTACATCTAGTATCACTTGGCTGTACAAAAAACCTTGTTGATTCAGAAGTAATGCTTGGAAAACTAAAAGATTATACA includes the following:
- a CDS encoding ABC transporter permease, encoding MQVLGKKLLYLIIMLFIISLISFIAINAAPNSFFASGQLNPNITEESIAQLKAIYGLDKPLYVQYFSWLIAMVQLDFGISFASGSQVKDEILSRIPITLIINVISMVFIFFISLYLGIKAALNKNSFFDRFTGQLSLLSFSMPSFYLALLLVLIFAINFEVLPIAGLHSVPDDGSLAYYLDFAWHLILPISIIIFSGIGSLTLYIRSLTIEILKSDYIFFAKARGLNNKQILRYYILPNLYPPVITLLGLSLPGIIGGSVILETIFSIDGMGLLFFQSALAHDYPVIMGILIIGAFLTLLGNILADLFLLKLNPNYDGK
- the serB gene encoding phosphoserine phosphatase SerB — protein: MKLAVFDFDSTLMDGETIDFLAKPLGLEEKVAGITEKAMAGELDFFESLIERVSLLEGLEYAKAVEICKDLPLMPGAYEIIPELKKMGYKVVCFSGGFRIGTSPAKDKLGLDADFSNVLHERDGILTGLVGGDMMFGYSKGDMIQRLQNILGVSKADTLVCGDGANDLSMFAHADTRVAFCAKEVLKKEANIIVDTKDLTKILDNL
- a CDS encoding prepilin peptidase, producing the protein MFAIIFYIFSTVLSYTDYKKYLVPNNILLTMAIMLLIFGFFESKIYISSIVLSLVVLLFFITLMLINRQMILGGGDIKYMMLVALFLGLKPFAVFLIITGLLQTIVLLFMQKVKKRRVAAMVPVMFISVIIVNILSYLNIFL
- the gatC gene encoding Asp-tRNA(Asn)/Glu-tRNA(Gln) amidotransferase subunit GatC; translation: MTVDDKLIEKLSRLSSLEIDESRKENLKSELADIINFVENLNEIDVSKIEATFSTVEGGTPLREDEAKQDLELSNHILKNAPESEDGYFKVPKIIE
- a CDS encoding class II 3-deoxy-7-phosphoheptulonate synthase, which produces MKTWNPSSWRDFPIKQQPTYNDLEKLKKVENELASYPPLIFAGEALSLKSKLADVVNGKAFLLQGGDCAESFASFDANNIKDLFKVMMQMAVVLTFSGGCPVVKVGRVAGQFAKPRSSDFEEINGISLPSYRGDIVNDMAFTEKARNPKAKKLLKAYNQSAATMNLLRAFSRGGMADLNQVQLWNLGFLKDHELDERYQNVSNRISEALNFMKSCGITSENTAQLSETSLFTSHEALLLNYEEALTRKDSITGDWFNCAAHMLWIGDRTRDLKDAHIEYFRGIKNPIACKVGPSMREDELIQLIDKLNPENEAGRLNLIVRMGANKIEDHFPKLLARVKKEGKNVLWSSDPMHGNTIKTDNGYKTRDFEAILSEVRKFFQIHRAEGTYAGGIHLEMTGQDVTECTGSASSAITKEGLASRYHTQCDPRLNADQALELAFMIADTLKEARKDIIV
- the acpS gene encoding holo-ACP synthase, which produces MIGIDVASVDRIKRMHEKFGRKAYERFLDDEEIALIKRPESAAGFWAAKEAASKALGTGIGKECGFHDIKIKKSKLGAPKIKYKKEIRKKYKIKKSYLSITHDQGLAIAVVHNTKK
- a CDS encoding DUF799 domain-containing protein, whose translation is MKNIFTIVFSITMMIFLSGCAKNQELYDYSSFTKNKPKSILVVLPTNESLDIKGSSATLANSILPLSEAGYYVFPPVLVNETFKHNGVYEAKEIRNVSLEKLKEIFGADSVLYINVKKYGNNYAVLASKTEIELEAKLVDLHSGKTLWNKETKFIKSSGDSGGGLIGMLVTAVVTQIVNESTDQAYEASMIANNILFRTNCNDCILYGSYSPNFNKDLQLK
- a CDS encoding MarR family transcriptional regulator, encoding MKEILREIGMISRCLATISDIEFKDIQLGKNQYLYLVRVYENPGIIQEKLSQLLKVDRTTTAKAVKKLIEQGYLEKVQTQDNKKEFKLFCTQKGKDIYSFLEKEENHSSKISLVDFNKEEEKELLKKLHSMRIRIENEWQEIKKGKKRDY
- a CDS encoding CsgG/HfaB family protein, whose protein sequence is MSKLKVALITTALITLFSGCATESSHSIKVPENKVERVSYNGKKMMISIGRFDNRSAYNNGIFSNGKDRLGNQAQTILTTSLQQSGHFLVLDRTNLSVLKQESNFSKVNQNIKGAKYVITGDVVEFGRKTVGDHQFFGILGKGKKQVAYAKVNLNVIDVSTTAVVYSSQGAGEFALSNREIIGFGGTAGYDATLNDKVLSLAINEAVNNLTKKVH
- a CDS encoding DUF4810 domain-containing protein gives rise to the protein MKYFINTFILGSLVVLLTACGSNANQTIYHWDKAYIDSVYESLNEEGDINTQISNLEKIIQDSYTNKKKIAPGLYAQLGLLYSKIGNNSKSIMNLDKEMEMFPESKQYISFLKNKGVK
- the panC gene encoding pantoate--beta-alanine ligase — protein: MKVLKTIDELQEVRKNINSTVGFVPTMGALHDGHISLIKKARCENEIVIVSIFVNPTQFLPGEDLDAYPRRDEADKKICEMCKVDYVFMPEISTMYGSEEILIKAPNKSYMLEGKSRPGHFDGVLQVVLKLFGLVQPTNAYFGKKDAQQLSLIEQMVKNLFLPINIVPCDIVREKDGLAMSSRNVYLDETQRKDALLISKSLYSAASLIAKGEFEVKKIKEKIHEVMKDLDVEYVAIVNKEFDEIETIELKNTVILVVARFGNTRLLDNIWL
- the ruvX gene encoding Holliday junction resolvase RuvX, whose amino-acid sequence is MKLACIDIGLKRIGVAICVGSDIVTPQEAILRKNRNQASNDVNAFLKEWEIEKLIVGFPSASEDMQKRINHFVKLLELDIPYEFQEENMSSIEAEDMMKGQIKYKRDGRVDSLAAKIILERYLAKN
- a CDS encoding GNAT family N-acetyltransferase, whose translation is MKIEIKNFNELTNTEIYNILKIRAEVFVVEQNCLYNDIDDKDLEAIHMFIKEGSNIVAYLRVLKKCDEKISFGRVLVERNSRKKGYAIELISKALNLINEKWPEKNIIIEAQSYLKKFYESFSFKAIKSEHLEDGIPHYWMEKS
- a CDS encoding transaldolase; translated protein: MSLKEEINYSLWCDFIERDFLENRFQEIIKDEVIQGATSNPAIFASSITNSVAYKQQLDMLQANNAKTIYEELALTDIKRAACLLDELHKNDADDGFISIEVDPTLCDDAHGTIEEGIRLHNSIGADNVMIKVPATQAGYIAMRELTSRGIHVNATLIFSVDQAIKCAQALDEGIKESNKDIKAVISVFVSRFDRLCDSDFISKGLEASKLGIVNATKCYHEVNKFENKNIRTLFASTGVKGDDLEPSYYVDNLIYPNSVNTAPLATIEDWVQVGSKEESDIMTEKQCDEYFQLLEEKGVNMKDIYEKLLTEGLDAFKVSFKELLSKLVA